One window of the Streptomyces sp. ITFR-21 genome contains the following:
- a CDS encoding metal-dependent transcriptional regulator — MSGLIDTTEMYLRTILELEEEGVVPMRARIAERLDQSGPTVSQTVARMERDGLLHVAGDRHLELTDEGRRTATRVMRKHRIAECLLVDVIGLEWEQVHAEACRWEHVMSEAVERRVLELLQHPTESPYGNPIPGLEELGESGAADPFLEEGMVSLTELHPGESGASVVVRRIGEPIQTDAQVMYTLRRAGVQPGAVISVTSSAGGVLVGSGGEAAELDTEIASHVFVAKR; from the coding sequence ATGTCCGGACTGATCGATACGACGGAGATGTATCTCCGCACCATCCTGGAGTTGGAAGAGGAGGGTGTGGTCCCCATGCGTGCCCGGATCGCGGAGCGGCTCGACCAGAGCGGCCCGACCGTCTCCCAGACGGTGGCACGTATGGAACGCGACGGGCTGCTGCACGTCGCGGGCGACCGGCATCTGGAACTGACCGATGAGGGCCGCCGCACGGCGACACGCGTGATGCGCAAGCACCGCATCGCGGAGTGTCTGCTGGTCGATGTGATCGGCCTGGAGTGGGAACAGGTGCACGCCGAGGCGTGTCGCTGGGAACACGTGATGAGCGAGGCAGTGGAGCGACGGGTGCTGGAACTGCTCCAGCACCCCACGGAGTCGCCGTACGGCAACCCCATCCCCGGCCTGGAGGAGCTGGGCGAATCGGGCGCGGCGGATCCGTTCCTGGAGGAGGGCATGGTCAGCCTCACCGAACTGCACCCGGGCGAGTCCGGGGCCAGCGTGGTGGTGCGCAGGATCGGCGAGCCGATCCAGACCGACGCGCAGGTCATGTACACCCTCCGGCGGGCCGGTGTGCAGCCGGGCGCCGTGATCAGCGTGACGAGTTCGGCCGGCGGCGTCCTGGTCGGCAGCGGCGGTGAGGCCGCCGAACTGGACACCGAGATCGCCTCGCATGTGTTCGTGGCCAAGAGGTAG
- a CDS encoding SIS domain-containing protein: MTEPLADLADRYFDAAIALLRRVRDEEGAAVRAAATAVADAVAAGGRVFTFGAGHSSLPAQDVVYRAGGLALVNLLPVPGATGVDVVPATLGSALERVEGLAGVVLETSPVRAGDVLFVISLSGRNTLPVEMARRARALGVTVIGVTSVAYAKETRSRHASGTYLKDNCDIVLDSKIAVGDAELTDDAIPAPFGPASTVVTSALMQAVVATAASDLAARGITPPMIRSGNVDGGHEWNAQVFEEHRDRIFFRHSARR, encoded by the coding sequence ATGACCGAGCCCCTCGCTGATCTCGCGGACCGCTACTTCGACGCCGCGATCGCCCTGCTGCGCCGGGTGCGGGACGAGGAGGGGGCCGCGGTCAGGGCCGCCGCCACCGCCGTGGCGGACGCCGTCGCCGCAGGCGGGCGAGTGTTCACCTTCGGGGCGGGCCACTCCTCGCTGCCCGCGCAGGACGTGGTGTACCGGGCCGGCGGGCTGGCACTGGTCAACCTGCTGCCGGTGCCGGGGGCCACCGGGGTGGACGTGGTGCCGGCCACCCTGGGCAGCGCGCTGGAAAGGGTGGAGGGCCTGGCCGGGGTGGTGCTGGAGACCAGTCCGGTACGCGCCGGGGACGTGCTCTTCGTGATATCGCTGTCCGGCCGCAACACGCTGCCGGTGGAGATGGCCCGGCGGGCCCGCGCGCTGGGCGTGACGGTCATCGGGGTGACCTCGGTGGCGTACGCCAAGGAGACGCGTTCCCGGCACGCGTCGGGTACGTATCTCAAGGACAACTGCGACATCGTGCTGGACTCCAAGATCGCGGTGGGTGACGCGGAGCTGACCGACGACGCGATCCCGGCGCCTTTCGGCCCGGCGTCCACGGTGGTGACCAGCGCGCTGATGCAGGCGGTCGTCGCCACCGCCGCATCGGACCTGGCCGCCCGGGGCATCACCCCGCCCATGATCCGCTCGGGCAACGTGGACGGCGGCCACGAGTGGAACGCCCAGGTCTTCGAGGAGCACCGGGACCGGATCTTCTTCCGCCACTCCGCCCGCCGCTGA
- a CDS encoding PAS domain-containing protein — translation MQPFDAQPKGDEQLLAALLDGMEAGLCAVDRAGVITHWNAEATRILGWTAEEAIGRHGFGGWAARPADARETLERLLSTMDAPGRRVHEFALFTKDGRRVLVRTQSAAVAGADGRPAGVYCAFSDVRAQIDLERSIALSEALFADAPWGVVLVDADLRPALANEQAARLLHCGRQALLGRPLGELLDHGAEELENALQHVLAAGAPPVGAEIWVSLRGDDDAARHCWRCGFVLLGSPFGSEPVPLGVGWLFSDVTEQKAAERQSARLRFRYQQLHRADRAAAECESALEAAVLHLDFALAGFADHALLDLADGPGRLVRIAATPEGETGSGHRDVANAVPVGYEPGHPVLQAVELAGTVRTSFVDPAAGQAAAEVPRAGADSWAVARRWPPGTVHGLAAVLRSRGRTVGALTFLRGSGRRLFDRADAAYAEDVAARVAMALDLAGLTGLADGA, via the coding sequence GTGCAGCCATTTGATGCGCAACCCAAGGGTGACGAGCAGCTGCTGGCGGCGCTGCTGGACGGCATGGAGGCGGGTCTGTGCGCCGTCGACCGGGCCGGTGTGATCACCCACTGGAACGCGGAGGCCACCCGGATCCTGGGCTGGACCGCCGAGGAGGCGATCGGGCGGCACGGCTTCGGCGGCTGGGCGGCCCGGCCCGCCGACGCCCGGGAGACCCTGGAACGGCTGCTTTCGACGATGGACGCGCCGGGCCGCCGGGTGCACGAGTTCGCCCTGTTCACCAAGGACGGCCGCCGGGTGCTGGTACGGACCCAGTCCGCGGCGGTGGCGGGCGCCGACGGCCGGCCCGCGGGCGTCTACTGCGCCTTCTCCGACGTGCGCGCCCAGATCGACCTGGAACGGTCCATCGCGCTGAGCGAGGCGCTGTTCGCCGACGCCCCCTGGGGCGTGGTGCTGGTCGACGCCGATCTGCGGCCCGCGCTCGCCAACGAGCAGGCGGCGCGGCTGCTCCACTGCGGGCGGCAGGCGCTGCTCGGCCGGCCGCTCGGCGAGCTGCTCGACCACGGCGCCGAGGAGCTGGAGAACGCGCTGCAGCACGTGCTCGCCGCAGGCGCCCCACCGGTCGGCGCGGAGATCTGGGTCAGCCTGCGGGGGGACGACGACGCCGCCCGGCACTGCTGGCGCTGCGGTTTCGTCCTGCTCGGGTCGCCGTTCGGCAGCGAACCCGTGCCGCTCGGCGTCGGCTGGCTGTTCTCCGACGTCACCGAGCAGAAGGCGGCCGAGCGGCAGAGCGCGCGGTTGCGGTTCCGCTACCAGCAGCTGCACCGCGCCGACCGGGCCGCCGCCGAGTGCGAGAGCGCCCTGGAGGCGGCCGTCCTGCATCTGGACTTCGCGCTCGCCGGGTTCGCCGACCACGCGCTGCTCGACCTCGCGGACGGCCCCGGCCGGCTGGTCCGGATCGCCGCGACCCCGGAGGGCGAAACCGGATCCGGCCACCGGGACGTGGCCAACGCCGTGCCGGTCGGCTACGAACCCGGCCACCCCGTGCTCCAGGCGGTGGAGCTGGCCGGCACCGTCCGGACCAGTTTCGTCGACCCCGCCGCCGGGCAGGCCGCGGCCGAGGTCCCGCGGGCCGGCGCCGACTCCTGGGCGGTGGCCAGGCGCTGGCCCCCGGGCACCGTGCACGGCCTGGCCGCGGTGCTGCGCAGCCGGGGCCGTACGGTCGGGGCGCTCACCTTCCTGCGCGGCTCCGGGCGGCGCCTCTTCGACCGGGCGGACGCGGCCTACGCGGAGGACGTGGCGGCCCGGGTGGCCATGGCGCTGGACCTGGCGGGCCTGACCGGCCTGGCGGACGGCGCCTGA
- the pdxH gene encoding pyridoxamine 5'-phosphate oxidase, whose translation MREQYRVGTFDQADLAEDPYEQFARWFADVVRAAGTGVIAEPNAMVVSTAGAGGVPSSRTVLLKGYDRRGFVFFSNHGSRKGRELAANPHVSLLFPWHPIARQVIVGGRAERVPEAETAAYFHSRPHASQVAAWASEQSRVVESRAVLEESYAERAARWPQGSQVPVPPYWGGYRVVAASVEFWQGRENRLHDRLRYVAGGAGGAGGAGGVGEGWAVERLAP comes from the coding sequence ATGCGCGAGCAGTACCGGGTGGGCACCTTCGACCAGGCGGACCTGGCCGAGGACCCCTACGAGCAGTTCGCCCGCTGGTTCGCCGACGTGGTGCGGGCCGCCGGGACCGGCGTGATCGCCGAACCCAACGCGATGGTCGTCTCGACCGCGGGCGCGGGCGGCGTTCCCAGCTCCCGGACCGTGCTGCTCAAGGGCTACGACCGGCGCGGCTTCGTCTTCTTCAGCAACCACGGGTCGCGCAAGGGGCGCGAGCTCGCGGCGAACCCGCATGTCTCGCTGCTCTTCCCCTGGCACCCGATCGCCCGCCAGGTGATCGTCGGCGGTCGGGCCGAGCGGGTCCCCGAGGCGGAGACCGCGGCGTACTTCCACAGCCGGCCGCACGCCTCGCAGGTCGCCGCGTGGGCCAGCGAGCAGTCCAGGGTCGTCGAGTCCCGGGCGGTGCTGGAGGAGTCGTACGCCGAGCGCGCGGCGCGGTGGCCGCAGGGGAGCCAGGTGCCGGTGCCGCCGTACTGGGGCGGCTACCGGGTGGTGGCGGCGAGCGTGGAGTTCTGGCAGGGACGGGAGAACCGGCTGCACGACCGGCTGCGGTACGTGGCCGGGGGCGCGGGAGGCGCCGGCGGCGCCGGGGGAGTGGGCGAAGGCTGGGCCGTGGAGCGGCTGGCGCCGTAG
- a CDS encoding citrate synthase 2, which produces MSDFVPGLEGVVAFETEIAEPDKEGGSLRYRGVDIEDLVGHVGFGNVWGLLVDGTFDPGLPPAEPFPIPVHSGDIRVDVQSALAMLAPVWGLKPLLDIDAAQARDDLARAAVTALSYVAQSARGQGLPMVPQREIDKAHSVTERFMVRWRGEPDPKHVAAVDAYWSSAAEHGMNASTFTARVIASTGADVAAALSGAVGAMSGPLHGGAPSRVLGMIEEIERTGDAEAYVKGALDKGERLMGFGHRVYRAEDPRARVLRRTARELGAPRYEVAEALEKAALAELHARRPDRVLATNVEFWAAIVLDFAQVPAHMFTSMFTCARTAGWSAHILEQKRTGRLVRPSARYIGPGSRGPQDIEGYEGIVR; this is translated from the coding sequence ATGTCCGACTTCGTACCGGGACTCGAAGGGGTCGTCGCGTTCGAGACGGAGATCGCCGAACCCGACAAGGAAGGCGGGTCGCTGCGCTACCGCGGGGTCGACATCGAGGATCTCGTCGGCCATGTGGGCTTCGGGAACGTCTGGGGCCTGCTGGTGGACGGCACGTTCGACCCGGGGCTGCCGCCGGCCGAGCCGTTCCCGATCCCGGTGCACTCCGGGGACATCCGGGTGGACGTGCAGTCCGCGCTGGCGATGCTCGCCCCAGTGTGGGGCCTCAAACCGCTGCTCGACATCGACGCCGCGCAGGCCAGGGACGACCTCGCGCGCGCCGCGGTCACGGCTCTCTCGTACGTCGCCCAGTCCGCCCGCGGGCAGGGGCTGCCGATGGTGCCGCAGCGGGAGATCGACAAGGCGCACTCGGTGACCGAGCGGTTCATGGTCCGCTGGCGCGGCGAACCCGATCCCAAGCACGTGGCCGCGGTCGACGCCTACTGGAGCTCGGCCGCCGAGCACGGCATGAACGCCTCCACCTTCACCGCCCGGGTCATCGCCTCGACCGGCGCGGACGTGGCGGCGGCGCTGTCCGGGGCGGTCGGCGCCATGTCGGGGCCGCTGCACGGCGGTGCGCCCTCCCGGGTGCTCGGCATGATCGAGGAGATCGAGCGGACCGGCGACGCCGAGGCGTACGTGAAGGGCGCGCTCGACAAGGGCGAGCGGCTGATGGGCTTCGGGCACCGCGTCTACCGCGCCGAGGACCCGCGGGCCCGGGTGCTGCGCCGCACCGCCCGCGAGCTGGGCGCGCCGCGCTACGAGGTCGCCGAGGCACTGGAGAAGGCGGCGCTGGCCGAGCTGCACGCGCGCCGCCCGGACCGGGTGCTGGCCACCAACGTGGAGTTCTGGGCCGCGATCGTGCTGGACTTCGCGCAGGTCCCGGCGCACATGTTCACCTCGATGTTCACCTGTGCCCGTACCGCGGGCTGGTCGGCGCACATCCTGGAGCAGAAGCGGACCGGCCGGCTGGTCCGCCCCTCCGCCCGCTACATCGGCCCCGGCTCGCGCGGGCCGCAGGACATCGAGGGGTACGAGGGCATCGTCCGCTGA
- the serC gene encoding phosphoserine transaminase produces the protein MADIQIPAEIKPADGRFGSGPSKVRTQALDALAATGTSLLGTSHRQAPVKNLVGQVRAGVRQLFSLPDGYEVVLGNGGSTAFWDIATHGLITAKSEHLSFGEFSSKFAKAAELAPWLADPTVVKSEPGTHPVPVAEPGVDVYALTHNETSTGVALPIRRVEGADDDALVLVDATSGAGGLPVDITETDVYYFAPQKSFAADGGLWLAVFSPAALERAATIAASGRHIPAFFDLPTAIDNSTKNQTYNTPALTTLFLLNEQLEWINGQGGLKWAVERTADSSSRLYGWAEKASYATPFVADPAQRSQVVGTIDFEDGIDAAAVAKVLRANGIVDTEPYRKLGRNQLRVAMFPAVDPADVEALTASVDYVIGRL, from the coding sequence GTGGCCGATATCCAGATTCCCGCTGAAATCAAGCCCGCCGACGGTCGGTTCGGATCGGGTCCCTCCAAGGTGCGGACGCAGGCGCTCGACGCCCTCGCCGCGACCGGGACGTCCCTGCTCGGCACCTCGCACCGCCAGGCGCCGGTGAAGAACCTGGTGGGCCAGGTCCGGGCCGGCGTCCGGCAGCTGTTCTCGCTTCCCGACGGCTACGAGGTGGTGCTCGGCAACGGCGGCTCCACGGCTTTCTGGGACATCGCCACCCACGGGCTGATCACCGCGAAGTCCGAGCACCTGTCCTTCGGCGAGTTCTCCTCGAAGTTCGCCAAGGCGGCGGAGCTGGCCCCGTGGCTGGCGGACCCGACGGTCGTGAAGTCCGAGCCGGGCACCCACCCGGTGCCGGTCGCCGAGCCGGGTGTGGACGTGTACGCGCTCACCCACAACGAGACCTCGACCGGTGTCGCGCTGCCGATCCGCCGGGTCGAGGGCGCGGACGACGACGCCCTGGTGCTGGTGGACGCGACCTCGGGCGCGGGCGGCCTGCCGGTCGACATCACCGAGACCGACGTGTACTACTTCGCGCCACAGAAGTCCTTCGCGGCCGACGGCGGCCTGTGGCTGGCGGTGTTCTCGCCGGCGGCGCTGGAGCGGGCGGCCACCATCGCCGCGTCCGGCCGGCACATCCCGGCGTTCTTCGACCTGCCGACCGCGATCGACAACTCGACGAAGAACCAGACGTACAACACCCCGGCGCTGACCACCCTCTTCCTGCTCAACGAGCAGCTGGAGTGGATCAACGGCCAGGGCGGCCTGAAATGGGCGGTCGAGCGCACCGCCGACTCCTCCTCGCGGCTGTACGGCTGGGCGGAGAAGGCGTCGTACGCGACCCCGTTCGTGGCCGACCCGGCGCAGCGTTCGCAGGTCGTCGGCACGATCGACTTCGAGGACGGCATCGACGCCGCGGCGGTGGCGAAGGTGCTGCGGGCCAACGGCATCGTGGACACCGAGCCGTACCGCAAGCTGGGCCGCAACCAGCTGCGCGTCGCGATGTTCCCGGCCGTCGACCCGGCCGACGTCGAGGCGCTGACCGCGTCCGTCGACTACGTCATCGGCAGGCTCTGA
- a CDS encoding GDSL-type esterase/lipase family protein, with translation MRYLFVGDSMTVGAAGDYTWRYRMWQHLRGVGERFTVVGPRDTLYDPVVDDAVSTDYADPAFPAHARRHLAGWGEGWLHMVPLIGDAVREHRPDVLLVSLGLIDLGFYTGAEETAANVARFIARARAARPGLRMVLLPVIPNTRADLDPDFADQCAELNERTAKMVAELDRPASPLLLASRPPGYDIRLDTYDGTHPNPGGEHKLAAAFADALHEAWGIGAPYEAA, from the coding sequence ATGCGTTACCTCTTCGTCGGCGACTCGATGACCGTCGGCGCCGCCGGCGACTACACCTGGCGCTACCGGATGTGGCAGCACCTGCGCGGCGTCGGTGAGCGGTTCACGGTGGTGGGGCCGCGCGACACGCTGTACGACCCGGTGGTCGACGACGCGGTGTCGACGGACTACGCCGATCCGGCGTTCCCGGCGCACGCCCGCCGCCATCTGGCGGGCTGGGGCGAGGGCTGGCTGCACATGGTGCCGCTGATCGGGGACGCGGTACGGGAGCACCGGCCGGACGTGCTGCTGGTCTCGCTGGGCCTGATCGACCTCGGCTTCTACACCGGCGCCGAGGAGACGGCCGCGAACGTCGCCCGGTTCATAGCGCGGGCGCGGGCGGCCAGGCCGGGGCTGCGGATGGTGCTGCTGCCGGTGATCCCCAACACCCGGGCGGACCTGGACCCGGACTTCGCCGACCAGTGCGCGGAGCTGAACGAGCGGACCGCGAAGATGGTCGCCGAGCTGGACCGTCCCGCCTCACCGCTGCTGCTGGCCTCCCGGCCGCCCGGCTACGACATCCGGCTGGACACCTACGACGGCACGCATCCCAATCCGGGGGGCGAGCACAAGCTGGCGGCGGCCTTCGCGGACGCGCTGCACGAGGCGTGGGGCATCGGGGCGCCGTACGAGGCGGCCTGA